A window of Streptomyces sp. NBC_01689 genomic DNA:
AGCGGACCGTAGACCGCGTCGGCGGCGCCCACGACGGCGACCACCACGGAGAACTGGGCGACGACCGTCCACAGCCAGGGGCGTCCGACGAACTCCTGCCAGCCCTCGCGGAGGTCGGCGAGCAGTCCCTCGCCCGGCCGGCGCGGAGGTATGTGGCTCACGTCGAGGAACGAGCGCATCGCTCCGGCGAGGGCGAACGCCACCGCGTCCACGGCGAGCACCCAGCCGGGGCCGATCACCGCCACCAGCGCTCCGCCGAGCGCCGCCCCGCCGAGCCCCGCGCCCTGCATCGCCATCCGGAAGAAGGCGAACGCGCGGCTCGCCTGCTCCCCGTCGACCGAGGACATCAGCATGCCCTCGGCGGCCGGACCGAAGAACGCCTGGCCGGTGCCGCCGAGGGCGGACAGCAGCAGCATCTGCCACAGCCGCGGTTCGCCGGTCAGGACCAGGAGCGCGAACGCCGCCTGCGAGAGGCAGTTGAGGGCGTTGGCCGCGACCATCACCCGATGGCGCGGCAGCCGGTCGGCCACCGCGCCGCCGATCAGCAGGAAGAGGACGAGCGGCAGTGTGCGGGCCGCCGCGACCAGGCCGACGTCACCTCCGTCGCCGCCCGTTTCGAGCACCGCGAACGCCGCGGCGATCAGCGCGCCCTGGCTTCCCAGGTTGGTGACGACCGCGGCGGCGGTCAGCAGGGTGTAGTTCCGTCCGGCCCAGGAAGGACGGCGGCGCGGGTGTCGACGGGAGTCGGGGGCAGAGGTCACCGGGCCACTTTCGCCGCCCGGTGCCCGACTTGCCAAACCCGGGGCGGACCCTCCGCGCACCGCTCGGGGGACCGGCCCGCGGCTCGGCGTTCCCCGGGTCCGCCCACGCCCCGCCGGTCCGGCGTGCGACGCCCACCGTCCCGCCGGTTCACCGTGCGCCGCTCACGACCCCGCAGGTCACCGTACGGACGTCATGATCCGGCCCGCTCGCCGTGTGCGGGCGTGGGGACCCGGCCGGCTCGCCGCGCGCGGGCGTCAGGACCCGGTCGGCTCACCGTGC
This region includes:
- a CDS encoding MFS transporter, with product MTSAPDSRRHPRRRPSWAGRNYTLLTAAAVVTNLGSQGALIAAAFAVLETGGDGGDVGLVAAARTLPLVLFLLIGGAVADRLPRHRVMVAANALNCLSQAAFALLVLTGEPRLWQMLLLSALGGTGQAFFGPAAEGMLMSSVDGEQASRAFAFFRMAMQGAGLGGAALGGALVAVIGPGWVLAVDAVAFALAGAMRSFLDVSHIPPRRPGEGLLADLREGWQEFVGRPWLWTVVAQFSVVVAVVGAADAVYGPLVARDSLGGPGPWGLALGAFGAGTVGGALLMTRWKPRRLLLAGTFCVFPLAAPAAALAVPVPVGPLCVVMFVSGAAIEVFGVSWMTALHQEIPEDKLSRVSAYDWFGSIAMVPLATALAGPAEQAFGRTAALWGCSVLVVVVTAAVLFVPDVRNLTRRTRPVAQGSPSVDVRHTSADAEGSAGRLG